Proteins from a single region of Flavobacterium sp. YJ01:
- a CDS encoding efflux RND transporter periplasmic adaptor subunit: protein MKKNSIAKLVGLLFVSILLLTACNKKTEPNNKPAHQHSTNQEYTCPMHPEVIQDKPGSCPICGMELVPRHTAGTETAIDSSLKHLLKPVNEQVVSNISVIKADQSTKIFSMHVQGIITYDTREQTSISSRVSGRIERLLINYNYQPVKKGQLIMEIYSPDLAAAQRELLFIYQSDPNNPMLQKAKDRLSLLGMQQGQIQQVLKTGKISYRIPVYSNATGYILDNTAAANASTAAPAASPQSAPSDDGMGAMGSSSSAASNSSASTPTSSAIMLREGQYVGAGQSLFTIYTNKNLIAEFAFDPSVSSQIKKGQKLVFYEPSDKQTVYTGTIGLIQPVFKEGSNFTIARIYLQDNKFQTGKLVTAAIPIVSKGWWLPQSAVLNLGNKSIVFKKEQDVFVPREVKTKNNGDGMVLIDQDISNWNIASNAAYMIDSESFIKTASENKLKN, encoded by the coding sequence ATGAAAAAGAACTCTATCGCTAAGTTAGTCGGATTGTTATTCGTTTCGATATTATTATTGACAGCCTGTAACAAGAAAACCGAGCCTAACAATAAGCCAGCACACCAGCATAGTACAAATCAGGAATATACTTGTCCAATGCATCCCGAAGTTATTCAGGATAAGCCCGGCAGCTGCCCAATATGCGGGATGGAATTGGTCCCAAGGCATACCGCTGGAACGGAAACAGCCATAGACAGCAGCTTAAAACACCTGCTAAAACCAGTTAACGAACAAGTCGTTTCAAATATATCTGTCATAAAAGCTGACCAGAGTACTAAAATATTCTCCATGCATGTACAGGGAATTATTACCTACGATACCCGCGAGCAGACCAGCATTTCCAGCAGGGTAAGCGGAAGGATTGAGCGTCTGCTGATTAATTATAATTACCAGCCCGTAAAAAAAGGACAGTTGATCATGGAAATCTATTCCCCTGATCTGGCTGCCGCGCAAAGAGAGTTGTTGTTTATTTATCAATCTGACCCAAACAATCCGATGCTTCAAAAAGCAAAAGACAGACTGTCTCTCCTGGGTATGCAGCAGGGGCAAATTCAACAGGTATTAAAAACAGGTAAAATCTCCTATCGCATTCCTGTTTACAGTAATGCCACCGGGTACATCTTAGACAACACGGCAGCGGCAAATGCTTCTACAGCAGCTCCTGCGGCTTCGCCTCAAAGCGCACCGTCAGATGATGGCATGGGCGCAATGGGTTCAAGTAGCAGTGCAGCATCAAATAGCAGCGCATCTACCCCTACTTCCTCTGCTATTATGCTAAGAGAAGGACAATATGTTGGTGCAGGACAATCTCTTTTTACAATTTATACCAACAAAAACCTTATCGCTGAGTTTGCTTTTGATCCATCGGTATCATCCCAGATTAAAAAAGGACAAAAGTTGGTGTTTTATGAACCCTCAGATAAGCAAACCGTGTATACTGGTACTATCGGACTCATTCAACCCGTCTTTAAAGAGGGAAGCAACTTTACCATAGCACGGATTTATTTGCAGGATAATAAATTTCAGACCGGAAAATTAGTAACTGCAGCCATTCCTATTGTCAGTAAAGGCTGGTGGCTTCCGCAAAGCGCCGTTCTTAATTTAGGAAATAAATCCATCGTTTTCAAAAAAGAGCAGGACGTGTTTGTTCCCAGAGAAGTTAAAACGAAAAATAATGGTGATGGAATGGTGCTAATAGACCAAGACATCAGTAATTGGAATATCGCCAGTAATGCGGCTTATATGATAGACAGTGAGAGTTTTATCAAGACAGCTTCAGAAAATAAATTAAAAAATTAA
- a CDS encoding TolC family protein — translation MNYENMANLKYMMSNIKILAVLLLLLPLQLLSQTQQVLSLDTILHRIDKKNVLLQSYSLKAEGYKYSADAATAWMAPMVGVGTFMTPYPFQEVMDDRDKGSLMFRVEQDIPNIGKLNKKKKFIQSQGNIENATRTVTLNDYKAQAKQLYYSWMVAEERMKVLDQNEKIMLTMKKIEEVRYPYNQSQLGNVYKIDARIEENKNMIRMQEGEIAKARAWLNSLMNQPGNADFSIDTSITPVFNPALHDTTSLAAVRGDIKKMDAGIESMQLSIQAMKAEKNPSFKIQFDHMNSFDKMMPKAYSVMAMMSIPIAPWSSKMYKSDVKAMQYNVQAMEKEKSAMLQETQGMLYGMQYEILTMQKRIQGLETKIIPSMQKSLDVNFLNYQENKLQIPVVIDSWEALNMLQNNLLDEKLKLYQMIVDYEKELYR, via the coding sequence ATGAATTACGAAAATATGGCAAACTTGAAGTACATGATGTCAAACATTAAAATACTGGCAGTACTATTGCTTTTACTGCCATTACAGCTATTGAGCCAGACCCAACAGGTCTTGTCTCTTGATACAATCCTTCACAGGATTGATAAAAAAAACGTGCTCCTGCAAAGCTATAGCCTAAAGGCTGAAGGGTACAAATATAGTGCTGATGCCGCAACGGCATGGATGGCACCAATGGTGGGTGTTGGGACATTTATGACACCCTATCCTTTTCAGGAAGTTATGGATGACCGCGACAAAGGATCTTTAATGTTCAGAGTTGAACAAGATATCCCCAATATAGGAAAGCTAAACAAGAAGAAAAAATTTATCCAGTCCCAAGGAAATATTGAGAACGCTACGCGGACCGTTACCCTTAACGACTATAAAGCGCAGGCCAAACAGCTCTACTACAGCTGGATGGTAGCCGAAGAGCGAATGAAAGTTTTGGATCAGAACGAAAAGATAATGTTGACCATGAAAAAGATTGAGGAAGTACGCTATCCTTACAATCAGTCGCAATTGGGTAATGTATACAAGATTGACGCAAGGATTGAAGAGAACAAAAATATGATCCGCATGCAGGAAGGTGAAATCGCAAAAGCAAGAGCATGGCTCAACAGCTTGATGAACCAGCCTGGCAATGCTGATTTTTCAATCGACACAAGTATTACTCCTGTCTTCAACCCTGCTTTGCACGACACCACAAGTCTTGCTGCTGTGCGGGGAGATATTAAAAAGATGGATGCGGGAATTGAATCGATGCAGCTCAGTATTCAGGCGATGAAAGCGGAGAAAAATCCCTCTTTTAAAATCCAGTTTGACCACATGAATTCTTTCGATAAAATGATGCCCAAAGCCTATTCGGTAATGGCAATGATGTCTATTCCTATTGCTCCATGGTCATCAAAAATGTATAAATCAGATGTTAAAGCAATGCAATATAATGTACAGGCAATGGAGAAAGAGAAATCCGCCATGCTGCAGGAAACCCAGGGTATGTTATATGGTATGCAATATGAAATACTGACCATGCAAAAAAGAATCCAGGGACTCGAAACAAAAATAATCCCTTCAATGCAAAAATCGCTGGATGTAAACTTTCTGAACTATCAGGAAAACAAACTGCAGATTCCTGTAGTAATTGACTCCTGGGAAGCTTTAAATATGCTGCAGAATAACTTATTAGATGAAAAATTAAAACTATATCAAATGATTGTCGATTATGAAAAAGAACTCTATCGCTAA
- a CDS encoding efflux RND transporter permease subunit, with product MKRIKNIFRKKTQWISEEERLKVIEKSSKQVSRGVFFATIIIITSFLPVFMLTGQEGKLFHPLAYTKTFILIVDALLVLTLAPVLISFFMKGKFRPTDAHPVNRFLEKGYEPIIRWVLKWRKTTLTVNILALLISIPLLMRLGTEFMPPLDEQSILFMPVTLPDVSNGEIKRILQVQDKIIKSVPEVESVLGKAGRANTATDNSPMSMIETIIMLKPKSEWRKGIDKKDIIKELDTKLQIPGVVNGWTQPIINRINMLATGIRTDVGIKVYGQNLDTIARVSERVKMALEGTPGVSDLFVDPITGGKYLDVDVNRSELARYGLTVDDVNQTVEFALGGASIGNTVEGRRRFSISVRMAQDYRNSVERIKRIPLQSPTFGEVPLSSVADIKFVDGPPMISSENALLRGAVMFNIRDRDMGGTVQEAMKKLESAKNILPEGYFIEWSGQYENLISGEKTLKIIAPIVLLIIFFSLYFAFNSLREAFLSLITVPFALIGGAYIIFFWDVNLSVAVAVGFIALFGIAVETGIVMVIYLNDAMEQLIKAKGNSRETITKDDLREYVVHGAAKRLRPKLMTVCVSLFGLVPVLWSNGVGMDVMKPIVLPMIGGVFTSAVHILLVTPLIFLMSKEYELRKYGKLEVHDVKH from the coding sequence ATGAAAAGAATTAAAAATATATTTCGCAAAAAAACACAGTGGATATCCGAAGAGGAAAGGCTTAAAGTAATTGAGAAAAGCAGCAAGCAGGTTTCTCGCGGGGTATTCTTTGCCACCATAATTATAATTACTTCTTTCCTGCCTGTATTTATGCTTACCGGACAGGAAGGAAAGCTATTCCATCCCTTGGCTTATACAAAAACTTTCATACTGATTGTGGATGCCTTGTTGGTACTTACATTAGCTCCGGTACTGATCTCTTTTTTTATGAAAGGGAAATTCCGTCCAACTGATGCACATCCCGTAAATCGTTTTTTGGAAAAAGGTTATGAGCCTATCATACGCTGGGTCCTAAAATGGAGAAAAACAACCCTTACGGTTAATATTTTGGCGTTATTGATTTCCATTCCATTATTGATGCGGCTGGGAACAGAGTTCATGCCCCCACTGGATGAGCAGAGCATTTTATTTATGCCTGTTACCCTGCCTGATGTATCCAATGGAGAAATCAAACGCATCTTGCAGGTACAGGATAAAATAATAAAATCAGTTCCCGAAGTAGAAAGTGTTTTAGGCAAAGCCGGACGGGCTAATACAGCTACCGATAATTCCCCAATGAGCATGATTGAGACCATTATCATGCTAAAACCAAAATCAGAATGGCGTAAAGGAATAGACAAAAAAGACATTATTAAGGAACTCGATACCAAACTGCAGATCCCGGGTGTGGTAAACGGTTGGACACAGCCTATCATCAACCGTATCAATATGCTCGCTACAGGAATTCGTACCGACGTGGGTATTAAAGTCTACGGTCAAAATCTCGATACCATTGCGCGAGTATCAGAAAGAGTAAAAATGGCTTTAGAGGGAACCCCTGGAGTGTCTGACTTATTTGTGGATCCTATTACTGGTGGCAAATACCTGGATGTTGATGTCAATCGTTCCGAACTGGCCCGTTATGGACTCACTGTAGATGACGTAAACCAAACCGTGGAATTTGCCTTAGGAGGAGCGTCCATCGGCAATACCGTTGAAGGACGAAGACGATTTTCAATAAGCGTTCGTATGGCACAGGACTATAGAAATAGCGTAGAACGCATTAAACGCATTCCCCTGCAGTCTCCAACCTTTGGAGAGGTGCCCCTATCTTCTGTTGCCGATATTAAATTCGTAGATGGCCCTCCAATGATTAGTTCAGAAAATGCACTCCTTCGCGGGGCAGTCATGTTCAACATACGTGATCGTGATATGGGGGGAACCGTACAGGAAGCTATGAAAAAATTAGAAAGTGCCAAAAATATACTTCCCGAAGGGTACTTTATAGAATGGAGCGGACAATATGAGAACCTGATCAGCGGAGAAAAGACCCTTAAAATCATTGCACCGATAGTATTGCTTATTATTTTCTTCTCCCTCTATTTTGCCTTTAATTCCCTTAGAGAAGCCTTCTTAAGTCTTATAACAGTGCCTTTTGCTTTGATTGGAGGTGCCTATATAATTTTTTTCTGGGATGTCAATCTATCAGTGGCAGTAGCTGTAGGTTTTATAGCCTTGTTTGGTATTGCCGTGGAAACCGGAATTGTGATGGTTATCTATCTCAATGATGCAATGGAGCAGCTTATCAAGGCCAAAGGTAATTCAAGAGAAACCATTACTAAAGACGATCTCAGAGAATATGTGGTACACGGCGCCGCAAAGAGATTACGCCCAAAACTAATGACCGTCTGTGTCTCATTATTTGGATTAGTGCCTGTCCTTTGGTCCAATGGTGTCGGAATGGATGTAATGAAACCAATCGTATTGCCTATGATTGGCGGCGTATTTACCTCTGCCGTACATATCTTATTAGTAACCCCGCTTATTTTCCTAATGTCTAAAGAATATGAATTACGAAAATATGGCAAACTTGAAGTACATGATGTCAAACATTAA
- a CDS encoding efflux RND transporter permease subunit, with protein sequence MVHKLIEWSLRNRFIILLLSAGIFVWGIISIQKNPIDAIPDLSENQVIVFTEWMGRAPQLVEDQITYPLVTNLQGLPKIKYVRAASMFGMSFIYVIFEDDVDVYWARSRVLERLSTISSTLPKGVAPQLGPDGTGVGHILWYTLDAPGIDLGEQRALQDWYVKFALQNVPGVSEIASFGGFQKEYQVTIDPNKLLYYKLSVPEVISAVRANNNESGGRKFDMSDIGYIIKTSGYLKSIKEIEDIPLKNQNGIPIKVSDIGTVQMSGETRLGIFDHNGTGEAVGGIVVMRYGENADAVIDNVKEKMKEVAKGLPKGVKFNIVYDRGHLIKESIDSVKRTLIEEMIVVSLIVIIFLFHWRSALSIIIQIPITIAASFILLNAFGISSNIMSLTGIALAIGVIVDNGIIMSENAYQHLSQRYAQWESEQKTETNSDEKN encoded by the coding sequence ATGGTACACAAATTAATAGAATGGTCCCTGCGCAACCGTTTCATCATATTACTATTATCAGCAGGAATATTTGTTTGGGGTATTATCTCTATTCAAAAAAATCCTATTGATGCTATTCCAGATCTATCTGAAAATCAGGTAATCGTTTTTACAGAATGGATGGGACGTGCTCCACAGCTCGTTGAAGACCAGATCACCTATCCCTTGGTTACCAACCTTCAGGGATTGCCTAAAATTAAATATGTAAGGGCTGCTTCCATGTTTGGAATGAGTTTTATCTATGTCATTTTTGAGGATGATGTTGATGTATACTGGGCAAGATCAAGAGTACTGGAAAGGCTCAGTACAATTAGCAGCACCCTGCCCAAAGGAGTTGCACCGCAATTGGGACCCGATGGAACCGGAGTTGGCCATATACTCTGGTATACTTTGGACGCTCCCGGCATTGACCTTGGCGAACAAAGGGCACTGCAGGACTGGTATGTCAAATTTGCTTTGCAAAATGTCCCCGGAGTAAGTGAAATTGCTTCTTTTGGAGGATTTCAAAAAGAATACCAGGTTACCATTGATCCAAACAAACTGCTATATTATAAGCTGTCTGTCCCTGAGGTTATAAGCGCCGTACGAGCCAATAATAACGAAAGCGGCGGAAGAAAATTCGACATGAGTGATATTGGCTATATCATTAAGACATCCGGTTATCTGAAATCCATAAAAGAAATTGAGGATATTCCACTGAAAAACCAGAATGGTATCCCTATAAAAGTCAGCGATATAGGAACAGTCCAGATGAGCGGAGAAACCCGATTGGGAATCTTTGATCATAATGGTACAGGCGAAGCTGTTGGAGGCATCGTCGTGATGCGTTACGGTGAAAACGCCGATGCCGTTATTGATAATGTGAAAGAAAAGATGAAAGAAGTCGCAAAAGGGCTTCCTAAAGGGGTAAAATTCAATATTGTATATGACCGAGGGCATCTGATCAAAGAGTCTATTGATTCGGTTAAGCGCACCTTAATTGAAGAGATGATTGTGGTTTCGCTTATCGTTATTATTTTTCTTTTCCATTGGCGCAGCGCATTAAGTATCATAATCCAGATCCCAATTACAATTGCCGCGAGTTTCATACTTCTAAATGCCTTTGGAATATCCTCCAATATCATGTCCCTTACCGGTATCGCACTTGCCATTGGGGTAATAGTTGACAACGGTATTATTATGAGTGAAAATGCCTACCAGCATCTCTCACAACGGTATGCACAATGGGAATCCGAACAAAAAACTGAAACAAACTCTGATGAAAAGAATTAA
- a CDS encoding heme-binding domain-containing protein produces the protein MKRFIRKILFIGLIIFLLMQLYQPARNSDYGQVLPIHISKVYPIPKNIQTILKTSCYDCHSSNTQYPWYSYIQPARTFMEGHIKEGKENLNFSQWGSYSKRKQENKLDRIAKQIKANQMPLASYTLIHKDAVLNTVQKEQLLNWIEKVSDSLSKIN, from the coding sequence ATGAAACGGTTCATCAGAAAGATTCTTTTTATTGGGTTAATTATTTTTCTACTGATGCAATTGTATCAGCCTGCCCGCAATTCCGATTACGGGCAGGTTTTACCAATTCACATTTCAAAAGTCTATCCCATTCCCAAAAATATACAAACGATTCTTAAGACTTCTTGTTACGATTGTCACAGCAGCAACACGCAATATCCATGGTACTCCTACATCCAGCCGGCACGTACCTTTATGGAAGGACATATCAAGGAAGGAAAAGAAAATTTGAATTTCAGCCAATGGGGAAGTTATTCGAAACGAAAACAGGAAAATAAATTAGACCGAATTGCCAAGCAGATAAAAGCCAATCAAATGCCTTTGGCTTCCTATACGCTGATCCATAAAGATGCAGTACTGAATACTGTTCAGAAAGAACAGCTACTCAATTGGATTGAAAAAGTAAGTGATAGTCTTTCAAAAATAAATTAA
- a CDS encoding DUF3347 domain-containing protein produces MKNTILSAILMVCVMVSGNAQSKKTEAKFSTQQIVADYLALKNALAKDDSNGAAKAGKALYSAFKTTNVKSINPKSKAEYLDIADDAKEHAEHIGANGGNIEHQREHFALLSKDINDLIKTFGAAKTLYQDSCPMYDGGKGAIWISETKEIKNPYYGSKMLTCGSMKKQL; encoded by the coding sequence ATGAAAAATACAATTCTTTCAGCCATATTAATGGTATGCGTAATGGTTTCTGGCAATGCGCAAAGCAAAAAAACAGAAGCAAAATTTTCAACTCAGCAAATTGTTGCAGATTATTTAGCGTTAAAAAATGCACTCGCAAAAGATGACAGCAACGGGGCCGCTAAAGCTGGCAAGGCACTGTATTCGGCTTTCAAAACCACAAATGTAAAATCGATAAATCCAAAATCCAAAGCTGAATATCTTGATATAGCTGACGATGCCAAAGAGCATGCAGAACATATTGGGGCCAATGGCGGTAATATTGAGCATCAAAGAGAGCATTTCGCTCTATTGAGTAAAGACATAAATGATTTGATCAAAACTTTTGGAGCTGCAAAAACACTATATCAGGATTCTTGCCCTATGTATGATGGTGGAAAAGGAGCTATCTGGATCAGTGAAACAAAAGAGATAAAAAACCCTTACTATGGTTCTAAAATGCTTACCTGCGGTTCAATGAAAAAACAATTGTAA
- a CDS encoding DUF3347 domain-containing protein yields the protein MKKLIFSTLVMAIVLTACNSKNKETAAPEAASGTAQNDSQLYACSMHPEITGKKGDKCSKCGMELTEPVKETAGKSAEVETAQTAQGTFSINEIVSNYLSLKNALTKDDTKGAADAGKALYAVFNSVNPNSIDAKLKAEYLDIADDAKEHAEHIGANGGNIEHQREHFAVLSKDMNDLIKSFKSEQKLYQDFCPMYDGGKGAIWISETKEIKNPYQGKKMLTCGSMKKEL from the coding sequence ATGAAAAAACTAATTTTCTCAACCCTTGTAATGGCAATTGTACTTACAGCTTGTAATTCAAAAAACAAAGAAACTGCAGCTCCTGAAGCGGCTTCCGGGACAGCTCAGAATGACTCGCAATTGTATGCCTGTTCCATGCATCCTGAAATTACAGGAAAAAAAGGAGACAAATGTTCCAAATGCGGAATGGAATTAACCGAGCCAGTAAAGGAAACGGCCGGAAAAAGTGCAGAAGTAGAAACAGCCCAGACTGCTCAAGGAACATTTTCTATAAACGAAATCGTGAGTAATTATCTGTCCCTAAAAAATGCATTAACCAAAGATGATACAAAAGGAGCTGCAGATGCAGGCAAGGCATTATATGCAGTTTTTAACAGTGTAAATCCCAATTCGATAGATGCGAAATTAAAAGCAGAATATCTTGATATTGCTGATGATGCCAAAGAACACGCAGAACATATTGGAGCTAACGGCGGAAATATTGAACACCAGAGAGAGCATTTTGCCGTGTTAAGTAAAGACATGAATGATTTGATAAAATCTTTCAAATCAGAACAAAAATTGTATCAGGACTTTTGTCCTATGTATGATGGCGGAAAAGGAGCTATTTGGATAAGCGAAACCAAGGAGATCAAAAACCCATATCAAGGAAAAAAAATGTTAACCTGTGGTTCTATGAAAAAAGAACTATAG
- a CDS encoding DUF3347 domain-containing protein: MKSIQKGLMAITLLLSVIVFGAPIKNAKNINAKIYGNCLMCKTAIEKAGNIKNIASVNWNENTKIAAITYDEKKTNQDEVLKRIALAGYDSDQFLAPGDAYAKLPQCCQYERTNMAAPIKKSEMDMGKMDHSQHTAAVPADAQENSPFKAIFDSYFDVKDALVKTDAKTAALKSKELLTAINAIKMENLKPKEHTAWMNAMKSLASDATNISENQDVKKQRESFKSLSKNTYDLIKTADQPQPVYYNHCPMVDANWLSKESGIKNPYYGSQMLSCGSTIETIK, encoded by the coding sequence ATGAAATCAATTCAAAAAGGATTGATGGCAATCACTCTATTGCTGTCAGTCATAGTGTTTGGCGCACCTATAAAAAATGCAAAAAACATAAATGCAAAAATTTATGGTAATTGTTTAATGTGCAAAACTGCTATTGAAAAAGCAGGAAACATCAAAAATATCGCTTCGGTAAACTGGAATGAAAACACCAAAATAGCGGCTATTACCTATGATGAGAAGAAAACAAATCAGGATGAAGTCCTGAAAAGAATTGCCTTAGCAGGATATGACAGCGACCAGTTCTTAGCTCCTGGTGACGCCTATGCAAAACTTCCACAATGCTGCCAATATGAAAGAACAAATATGGCGGCTCCAATAAAAAAATCCGAAATGGATATGGGTAAAATGGATCATTCACAGCATACAGCCGCAGTTCCTGCAGATGCACAAGAAAACAGTCCTTTTAAAGCAATTTTCGACAGCTACTTTGATGTAAAAGATGCTTTGGTGAAAACAGATGCTAAAACTGCCGCATTGAAATCTAAAGAGCTCCTTACTGCAATCAATGCTATTAAAATGGAGAACCTAAAGCCAAAAGAACATACTGCATGGATGAATGCAATGAAAAGTTTAGCTTCAGATGCCACAAATATTTCTGAAAACCAAGATGTAAAAAAGCAAAGGGAATCCTTTAAAAGCCTTTCCAAAAACACGTACGATCTTATAAAAACTGCTGATCAGCCGCAGCCGGTTTATTATAATCATTGTCCAATGGTTGATGCGAATTGGCTCAGCAAAGAAAGCGGCATCAAGAATCCGTATTACGGTTCACAGATGTTAAGCTGTGGATCAACTATAGAAACAATCAAATAA